From Desmodus rotundus isolate HL8 chromosome 12, HLdesRot8A.1, whole genome shotgun sequence, one genomic window encodes:
- the ZBTB32 gene encoding zinc finger and BTB domain-containing protein 32 isoform X2, with protein MPLSPTRLPSPYDSDRLVRLAARLWPALCDTMITVGSQEFPAHSLVLAGVSQQLGHRGHWTLVKGISPSTFAQLLYFVYGESVELQPGELGPLEEAARALGVQCLEEACRKARRDRARVELSQELKEHQEEPERPTKDSERGVGGLGEQKPEKFIRTGGREQETIHHHRPLRESPEIAEAVQESQGEQMRSEEILNQSLVDHRGVDGKQEVIMWVRESPGGSEESLGELPGPRPHPGSLQTSITSRPWWAEAPWLGEGQPALWRSFLLLPQRYGTPFSRSTPINGAWQEVWPQDQRIPLSLHLHKGLWNQNQLAFSRPTSGSLPQSPAKLSPEEMEESDQRYTGALATCVGPVGKEGRSSRQRPPLPPARSRPYSCSVCGKRFSLKHQMETHYRVHTGEKPFSCSLCPQRSRDFSAMTKHLRTHGAAPYRCPLCGAGCPSLASMQAHMRGHSPSQLPPGWTIRSTFLYSSTSRPSRASTSL; from the exons ATGCCCCTGTCCCCAACAAGACTGCCTAGCCCCTATGACTCTGATCGGCTAGTACGGCTAGCAGCCAGGCTTTGGCCAGCACTATGTGATACCATGATCACCGTGGGGAGCCAGGAGTTCCCCGCccacagcctggtgctggcaggTGTCAGCCAACAGCTGGGCCACAGGGGCCACTGGACTTTGGTGAAAGGAATCAGCCCTTCCACTTTTGCACAGCTTCTGTACTTTGTTTATGGGGAGAGTGTTGAGCTGCAACCTGGGGAACTGGGGCCCCTTGAGGAGGCAGCCAGGGCCTTGGGAGTACAGTGTCTGGAAGAGGCATGCAGGAAAGCTCGAAGAGACAGGGCTAGAGTAGAGCTGAGTCAAGAGCTAAAGGAACATCAGGAGGAGCCAGAGAGACCCACAAAGGATTCTGAGAGAGGAGTGGGGGGCCTTGGAGAGCAGAAACCAGAGAAGTTTATTAGAACTGGTGGGAGAGAACAGGAAACAATACACCATCACAGGCCACTAAGAGAGAGCCCTGAGATAGCAGAGGCAGTGCAGGAAAGTCAGGGGGAGCAGATGAGATCAGAGGAGATACTCAACCAATCCCTTGTTGACCACAGAGGTGTAGATGGCAAACAAGAAGTGATCATGTGGGTAAGGGAGAGTCCAGGGGGCTCTGAGGAAAGTCTGGGGGAATTGCCTGGCCCCCGTCCCCACCCAGGTTCCCTCCAAACCAGCATCACTTCTAGGCCCTGGTGGGCTGAGGCCCCTTGGTTGGGGGAGGGCCAGCCTGCCCTATGGAGGAGCTTCCTGTTGTTGCCGCAAAGATATGGCACTCCCTTCTCCCGTAGCACTCCCATTAATGGAGCTTGGCAAGAGGTCTGGCCTCAGGACCAGAG gATCCCACTGTCTCTACACCTCCACAAAGGTCTCTGGAACCAGAACCAGTTGGCCTTCTCTAGACCTACCTCAG GTTCTCTCCCTCAGAGCCCCGCAAAGCTCAGCCCTGAGGAGATGGAAGAGTCTGATCAGAGGTACACTG GTGCACTAGCAACCTGTGTGGGTCCTGTTGGCAAAGAAGGCCGCTCATCTCGCCAACGTCCTCCGCTCCCTCCTGCTCGGTCCAGGCCTTATTCTTGTTCTGTTTGTGGAAAGAGGTTTTCGCTCAAGCATCAGATGGAGACACACTACCGAGTTCACACAG GAGAGAAGCCCTTCTCCTGCAGCCTCTGTCCTCAGCGCTCGCGGGACTTCTCGGCCATGACCAAGCACCTCCGGACACACGGGGCTGCACCCTACCGCTGCCCTCTGTGCGGAGCCGGCTGCCCCAGCCTGGCTTCCATGCAGGCACACATGCGCGGCCACTCACCCAGCCAGCTCCCGCCGGGATGGACCATTCGCTCCACTTTTCTCTACTCCTCCACCTCAAGGCCATCTCGGGCCTCGACCTCCCTGTag
- the ZBTB32 gene encoding zinc finger and BTB domain-containing protein 32 isoform X1, with translation MPLSPTRLPSPYDSDRLVRLAARLWPALCDTMITVGSQEFPAHSLVLAGVSQQLGHRGHWTLVKGISPSTFAQLLYFVYGESVELQPGELGPLEEAARALGVQCLEEACRKARRDRARVELSQELKEHQEEPERPTKDSERGVGGLGEQKPEKFIRTGGREQETIHHHRPLRESPEIAEAVQESQGEQMRSEEILNQSLVDHRGVDGKQEVIMWVRESPGGSEESLGELPGPRPHPGSLQTSITSRPWWAEAPWLGEGQPALWRSFLLLPQRYGTPFSRSTPINGAWQEVWPQDQRIPLSLHLHKGLWNQNQLAFSRPTSGSLPQSPAKLSPEEMEESDQRYTALPSFAFFIPIGALATCVGPVGKEGRSSRQRPPLPPARSRPYSCSVCGKRFSLKHQMETHYRVHTGEKPFSCSLCPQRSRDFSAMTKHLRTHGAAPYRCPLCGAGCPSLASMQAHMRGHSPSQLPPGWTIRSTFLYSSTSRPSRASTSL, from the exons ATGCCCCTGTCCCCAACAAGACTGCCTAGCCCCTATGACTCTGATCGGCTAGTACGGCTAGCAGCCAGGCTTTGGCCAGCACTATGTGATACCATGATCACCGTGGGGAGCCAGGAGTTCCCCGCccacagcctggtgctggcaggTGTCAGCCAACAGCTGGGCCACAGGGGCCACTGGACTTTGGTGAAAGGAATCAGCCCTTCCACTTTTGCACAGCTTCTGTACTTTGTTTATGGGGAGAGTGTTGAGCTGCAACCTGGGGAACTGGGGCCCCTTGAGGAGGCAGCCAGGGCCTTGGGAGTACAGTGTCTGGAAGAGGCATGCAGGAAAGCTCGAAGAGACAGGGCTAGAGTAGAGCTGAGTCAAGAGCTAAAGGAACATCAGGAGGAGCCAGAGAGACCCACAAAGGATTCTGAGAGAGGAGTGGGGGGCCTTGGAGAGCAGAAACCAGAGAAGTTTATTAGAACTGGTGGGAGAGAACAGGAAACAATACACCATCACAGGCCACTAAGAGAGAGCCCTGAGATAGCAGAGGCAGTGCAGGAAAGTCAGGGGGAGCAGATGAGATCAGAGGAGATACTCAACCAATCCCTTGTTGACCACAGAGGTGTAGATGGCAAACAAGAAGTGATCATGTGGGTAAGGGAGAGTCCAGGGGGCTCTGAGGAAAGTCTGGGGGAATTGCCTGGCCCCCGTCCCCACCCAGGTTCCCTCCAAACCAGCATCACTTCTAGGCCCTGGTGGGCTGAGGCCCCTTGGTTGGGGGAGGGCCAGCCTGCCCTATGGAGGAGCTTCCTGTTGTTGCCGCAAAGATATGGCACTCCCTTCTCCCGTAGCACTCCCATTAATGGAGCTTGGCAAGAGGTCTGGCCTCAGGACCAGAG gATCCCACTGTCTCTACACCTCCACAAAGGTCTCTGGAACCAGAACCAGTTGGCCTTCTCTAGACCTACCTCAG GTTCTCTCCCTCAGAGCCCCGCAAAGCTCAGCCCTGAGGAGATGGAAGAGTCTGATCAGAGGTACACTG ctctgccctcctttGCCTTCTTTATCCCCATAGGTGCACTAGCAACCTGTGTGGGTCCTGTTGGCAAAGAAGGCCGCTCATCTCGCCAACGTCCTCCGCTCCCTCCTGCTCGGTCCAGGCCTTATTCTTGTTCTGTTTGTGGAAAGAGGTTTTCGCTCAAGCATCAGATGGAGACACACTACCGAGTTCACACAG GAGAGAAGCCCTTCTCCTGCAGCCTCTGTCCTCAGCGCTCGCGGGACTTCTCGGCCATGACCAAGCACCTCCGGACACACGGGGCTGCACCCTACCGCTGCCCTCTGTGCGGAGCCGGCTGCCCCAGCCTGGCTTCCATGCAGGCACACATGCGCGGCCACTCACCCAGCCAGCTCCCGCCGGGATGGACCATTCGCTCCACTTTTCTCTACTCCTCCACCTCAAGGCCATCTCGGGCCTCGACCTCCCTGTag
- the ZBTB32 gene encoding zinc finger and BTB domain-containing protein 32 isoform X3, protein MEESDQRYTALPSFAFFIPIGALATCVGPVGKEGRSSRQRPPLPPARSRPYSCSVCGKRFSLKHQMETHYRVHTGEKPFSCSLCPQRSRDFSAMTKHLRTHGAAPYRCPLCGAGCPSLASMQAHMRGHSPSQLPPGWTIRSTFLYSSTSRPSRASTSL, encoded by the exons ATGGAAGAGTCTGATCAGAGGTACACTG ctctgccctcctttGCCTTCTTTATCCCCATAGGTGCACTAGCAACCTGTGTGGGTCCTGTTGGCAAAGAAGGCCGCTCATCTCGCCAACGTCCTCCGCTCCCTCCTGCTCGGTCCAGGCCTTATTCTTGTTCTGTTTGTGGAAAGAGGTTTTCGCTCAAGCATCAGATGGAGACACACTACCGAGTTCACACAG GAGAGAAGCCCTTCTCCTGCAGCCTCTGTCCTCAGCGCTCGCGGGACTTCTCGGCCATGACCAAGCACCTCCGGACACACGGGGCTGCACCCTACCGCTGCCCTCTGTGCGGAGCCGGCTGCCCCAGCCTGGCTTCCATGCAGGCACACATGCGCGGCCACTCACCCAGCCAGCTCCCGCCGGGATGGACCATTCGCTCCACTTTTCTCTACTCCTCCACCTCAAGGCCATCTCGGGCCTCGACCTCCCTGTag